From a region of the Geothrix sp. 21YS21S-2 genome:
- a CDS encoding serine/threonine-protein kinase — protein sequence MTLEAGALLGPYVILSQIGMGGMGVVYKAKDSKLDRLVAIKVLPPSMADDPVRVARFEREAKAVAALSHPNVMGIFDFGRQDGICYAAMELLEGENLRERLRPGALAPRKALDIASQVALGLAAAHDKGILHRDIKPENIFLCKDGQVKLLDFGLAKPMPRWTPAPGPLDETLTASAPPSATAVAQAPFPAPEPSGPGTQAGMVVGTLGYMSPEQVRGEDLDARSDIFSFGVLLYELLSGQRAFRRDTAALTFEAILNQDPPDLKGSRGPFSPVLESIVAHCLEKRPEARFQSMRDIAFALQHLDTISLGGPMAPHKPRRKVPAWAFGAVAALALAAAVLRPAPAAPAPVFHRVNTAPGTLESAFFGPDGTTIFYSARVQGGAPGLFALYPGTEGPKALGISDALLLGVSSQGELALLRNPVRRFGGRFSGLLAQAPGGGGSVKDILEDVSDAAWDGQSMALLAMDDKGVIRVEFPSGRTVFTEDGGATGIKCLRLAPGGGRLAVIHSDSNRGVSEIGVFDRKGGLKVLFTKAGDSLAQTLTGMAWGPSGELWFTEWEGDQTSLWALSSRGARRLVWRGEGAKQLMDVSPQGRALLASQRVRRGVFVQQGGATREISILEGTQAAGLSADGRTLLLLESPALDGGTSRDQAYVYRLDEASPVKLARGNPMTLAPDGSSLQLSIDFLGAGDLDRGAAAAFQQAGLTPGAVKDAQGNPVGYFFFMPTGAGRSQVLPMPKRFQGLGTAYQRGAELVFQGQEKDRMGWYSWVPGKGEPRLFTPEGLGAMVAGLTPLSPDGSRFIATGNAKEWFIVPVHGDAAPQPIRGLAKGERVVGWTGDGRGIHVRSELAALPVVLRRLDPVTGAGTVVRSFSPPDPAGHLQIRSVFMTPDARTVAYTYDRKLSELFEVDGLSR from the coding sequence ATGACCCTGGAAGCCGGCGCCCTCCTCGGGCCCTACGTGATCCTGTCCCAGATCGGCATGGGCGGCATGGGCGTCGTGTACAAGGCGAAGGACTCCAAGCTGGACCGCCTCGTGGCCATCAAGGTCCTGCCGCCCTCCATGGCCGACGATCCGGTCCGGGTGGCGCGGTTCGAGCGGGAGGCCAAGGCCGTCGCGGCCCTCTCCCACCCCAACGTCATGGGCATCTTCGATTTCGGCCGCCAGGACGGCATCTGCTATGCGGCGATGGAGCTGCTGGAGGGCGAGAACCTGCGGGAGCGCCTGAGGCCCGGGGCCCTGGCGCCCCGCAAGGCCCTGGACATCGCCTCCCAGGTGGCCCTGGGGCTGGCGGCGGCCCACGACAAGGGGATCCTCCACCGGGACATCAAGCCCGAGAACATCTTCCTGTGCAAGGACGGGCAGGTGAAGCTCCTGGACTTCGGGCTGGCCAAGCCCATGCCCCGCTGGACCCCGGCCCCGGGGCCGCTGGACGAGACCCTCACCGCCTCGGCTCCGCCCTCCGCCACCGCGGTGGCCCAGGCGCCCTTTCCGGCCCCGGAACCCTCCGGCCCGGGCACCCAGGCCGGCATGGTGGTGGGCACCCTGGGCTACATGAGCCCCGAGCAGGTGCGGGGCGAGGACCTGGACGCCCGCAGCGACATCTTCAGCTTCGGGGTCCTGCTCTACGAGCTTCTCAGCGGCCAGCGCGCCTTCCGGCGGGACACGGCGGCCCTGACCTTCGAGGCCATCCTCAACCAGGACCCCCCCGACCTCAAGGGCTCCCGGGGCCCCTTCTCCCCCGTCCTGGAGAGCATCGTGGCCCACTGCCTGGAAAAGCGCCCCGAGGCGCGGTTCCAGTCCATGCGTGACATCGCCTTCGCCCTCCAGCACCTGGACACCATCTCGCTGGGCGGTCCCATGGCGCCCCACAAGCCCCGCCGGAAGGTGCCCGCCTGGGCCTTCGGGGCCGTGGCGGCCCTGGCCCTGGCGGCGGCCGTCCTGCGCCCGGCGCCCGCCGCGCCCGCGCCGGTCTTCCACCGGGTGAACACCGCCCCGGGCACCCTGGAATCGGCCTTCTTCGGGCCCGACGGCACGACCATCTTCTACTCCGCCCGCGTCCAGGGCGGCGCGCCCGGCCTCTTCGCGCTCTATCCCGGCACCGAGGGCCCCAAGGCCCTGGGCATCTCCGACGCCCTGCTCCTGGGCGTCTCGAGCCAGGGCGAGCTGGCCCTCCTGCGCAACCCGGTGCGCCGTTTCGGGGGCCGCTTCAGCGGGCTCCTGGCCCAGGCCCCGGGCGGGGGCGGCAGCGTCAAGGACATCCTGGAGGACGTCAGCGACGCCGCCTGGGACGGCCAGAGCATGGCCCTCCTGGCCATGGACGACAAGGGCGTCATCCGCGTGGAGTTCCCCTCGGGGCGCACGGTCTTCACGGAGGACGGAGGCGCCACGGGCATCAAGTGCCTGCGCCTGGCCCCCGGCGGTGGACGCCTGGCCGTCATCCACAGCGACAGCAACCGCGGCGTGTCCGAGATCGGCGTGTTCGACCGCAAGGGGGGCCTGAAGGTGCTCTTCACCAAGGCCGGGGACTCCCTGGCCCAGACCCTGACGGGGATGGCCTGGGGCCCGTCGGGGGAGCTGTGGTTCACGGAATGGGAAGGGGACCAGACCTCCCTGTGGGCCCTCTCCTCCCGCGGCGCCAGGCGCCTGGTCTGGCGCGGCGAGGGGGCCAAGCAGCTCATGGACGTCTCGCCCCAGGGGCGGGCCCTCCTCGCCAGCCAGCGGGTGCGCCGGGGCGTCTTCGTGCAGCAGGGCGGCGCCACCCGGGAGATCTCCATCCTGGAGGGCACCCAGGCCGCGGGCCTGAGCGCCGACGGGCGCACCCTGCTGCTGCTGGAGTCCCCCGCGCTGGACGGCGGAACCTCCCGGGACCAGGCCTACGTGTACCGCCTGGACGAGGCCTCCCCCGTGAAGCTGGCCCGGGGCAACCCCATGACCCTGGCCCCCGACGGCTCCTCGCTGCAGCTCTCCATCGACTTCCTGGGGGCCGGGGACCTGGACCGCGGGGCCGCCGCGGCCTTCCAGCAGGCCGGCCTCACCCCCGGGGCCGTCAAGGACGCCCAGGGCAACCCGGTGGGCTACTTCTTCTTCATGCCCACGGGCGCCGGGAGGTCCCAGGTGCTGCCCATGCCCAAGCGGTTCCAGGGCCTGGGCACCGCCTACCAGCGCGGGGCCGAGCTGGTCTTCCAGGGGCAGGAGAAGGACCGGATGGGCTGGTACAGCTGGGTCCCCGGCAAGGGGGAGCCGCGGCTCTTCACTCCCGAGGGGCTGGGCGCCATGGTGGCCGGCCTCACGCCGCTCTCCCCCGACGGCAGCCGCTTCATCGCCACGGGCAACGCGAAAGAATGGTTCATCGTGCCCGTGCACGGGGACGCGGCGCCCCAGCCCATCCGGGGACTGGCCAAGGGCGAGCGGGTCGTGGGCTGGACGGGCGACGGCCGGGGCATCCACGTCCGCAGCGAACTGGCCGCCCTGCCCGTGGTCCTGCGGCGCCTGGACCCCGTCACCGGCGCCGGCACGGTGGTGCGCAGCTTCTCGCCGCCGGACCCCGCCGGCCACCTGCAGATCCGGAGCGTGTTCATGACGCCGGACGCCCGGACGGTTGCCTACACCTATGACCGCAAGCTCAGCGAACTGTTCGAGGTGGATGGCCTTTCCCGGTAG
- a CDS encoding HD domain-containing protein — MLTREEAWTLVCEWTPSERLRIHARGVELVMEDLARRLGRDPRPFALAGLLHDADYDRWPGEHPARVVAWLEERSEPALARAVAAHAWERTGIRPEDLLERALVASDEVTGFVTACALVRPQRTEGLEPKSIRKKMKTPAFAAGVNREEMIEGFRKLSELVGGTEDEHFQRVVDVLHANAEELGLLPQ; from the coding sequence ATGCTGACGCGCGAAGAGGCCTGGACCCTGGTTTGCGAGTGGACGCCCTCGGAGCGCCTGCGCATCCACGCGCGGGGCGTGGAGCTGGTGATGGAGGACCTGGCCCGGCGCCTGGGGCGGGACCCGCGGCCCTTCGCCCTGGCCGGCCTGCTCCACGACGCCGACTACGACCGCTGGCCCGGGGAGCACCCCGCGCGCGTGGTCGCGTGGCTGGAGGAGCGTTCCGAACCCGCCCTGGCCCGGGCCGTGGCCGCCCACGCCTGGGAGCGCACCGGCATCCGCCCCGAGGACCTCCTGGAGCGCGCCCTGGTGGCCTCGGACGAGGTCACCGGCTTCGTCACCGCCTGCGCCCTGGTGCGTCCCCAGCGCACGGAGGGCCTCGAGCCCAAAAGCATCCGCAAGAAGATGAAGACCCCCGCCTTCGCGGCGGGGGTGAACCGGGAGGAGATGATCGAAGGGTTCCGGAAGCTGTCCGAACTCGTCGGAGGGACCGAGGACGAGCACTTCCAGCGCGTGGTGGACGTCCTGCACGCCAACGCGGAGGAGCTGGGGCTGCTGCCCCAGTGA
- a CDS encoding PAS domain S-box protein, translated as MYPIGPQALVSGPGSPPLDYSLILDALPDAVFVHDAVTGQILEVNRAGLEMFGYTAEALARLDLELLSASAEGYTLAVAQVRIRESSARGSVEFPWRSRRADGSLFWSEVRLTRAGGRVIAVVRDVTSAAQAEEALKLAEDKFERIFRSNPSSIILARYPGGEVEEVNDTMLRLTGYTRDELAGRSAADFWVSPEARKTYLEQLRAAGRVEGMEALFRTKAGVVMVGRVSGDLLELDGGLRILTVIEDITARKADEEALTRASRLYAALSQVNQSIVRVQSPEELFRCICRDLVVGGGFWGAWIAAPEPETGRFKPLAFHGGPEGWVESLVVYATDDRPEGRGTMGRAFREGSPVLAYDFTEDPRTAPWRDTGRSLGFKAAGSFPLRRGDGTVFGVLAIYAEEAGFFGPQEIALLEEVCLDLTYALEDMDKEERRKRAEAEQRDLELRLQQSQKLESLGNLAGGVAHDLNNVLGAILGLASLEMERDPGNRSMETIRQACVRGRGVVQGLLCFARRDLGEILPVDLNRQVEEVVGLLSRTTLQRVRFVTELAPDLRAVEGDPGALNHAVMNICVNSVDAMPQGGTITLRTANGPGGEVLLDVEDTGAGMTEEVVLRATEPFFSTKPAGKGTGLGLAMVYGTVQAHRGTLSIASRPGEGTQVRLAFPGSEDRPVEPAPVREGPAVRGLEILVVDDDELLRESVTDVLHWQGHQVTCADSGAGALEALAGPAAFDLVILDLNMPGMTGNEALPRILELRPGQKVLVSSGYVDAAARAMVEGRPSVGLLHKPFSVQELARKIRELA; from the coding sequence ATGTATCCCATTGGGCCACAAGCATTGGTATCCGGCCCCGGGAGCCCGCCCCTCGACTATTCGCTCATCCTGGATGCCCTGCCCGACGCCGTCTTCGTCCACGACGCGGTCACCGGCCAGATCCTGGAAGTGAACCGGGCCGGCCTGGAGATGTTCGGGTACACCGCCGAGGCCCTGGCACGGCTGGACCTGGAACTGCTCAGCGCCAGCGCCGAGGGCTATACCCTGGCGGTGGCCCAGGTCCGGATCCGGGAATCCAGCGCCCGGGGAAGCGTGGAGTTCCCCTGGCGCTCCCGCCGGGCCGACGGCTCCCTCTTCTGGAGCGAAGTGCGCCTCACCCGGGCCGGCGGCCGCGTGATCGCCGTGGTGCGGGACGTCACCTCCGCGGCCCAGGCCGAGGAGGCCCTGAAGCTGGCCGAAGACAAGTTCGAGCGGATCTTCCGGTCGAACCCCTCCAGCATCATCCTGGCGAGGTACCCCGGCGGCGAAGTGGAGGAGGTCAACGACACCATGCTCCGGCTCACGGGCTACACCCGGGACGAGTTGGCCGGGCGCTCGGCTGCGGACTTCTGGGTGTCCCCGGAGGCCCGGAAGACGTACCTCGAGCAGCTGCGGGCCGCGGGCCGGGTGGAGGGCATGGAGGCCCTCTTCCGCACCAAGGCCGGGGTCGTGATGGTGGGCCGGGTCTCGGGCGACCTCCTCGAGCTGGACGGCGGCCTCCGGATCCTCACCGTGATCGAGGACATCACCGCCCGGAAGGCCGACGAGGAGGCCCTGACCCGGGCTTCGCGGCTCTACGCGGCCCTGAGCCAGGTGAACCAGTCCATCGTCCGGGTCCAGTCCCCGGAGGAGCTCTTCCGGTGCATCTGCCGGGACCTGGTGGTGGGCGGCGGCTTCTGGGGCGCGTGGATCGCGGCGCCCGAGCCGGAGACCGGCCGGTTCAAGCCCCTGGCCTTCCACGGGGGCCCCGAGGGCTGGGTGGAGTCCCTGGTGGTCTACGCCACCGACGACCGGCCCGAGGGCCGGGGCACCATGGGCCGGGCCTTCCGGGAGGGGAGCCCCGTCCTCGCCTACGACTTCACCGAGGACCCGCGCACCGCGCCCTGGCGGGACACCGGAAGATCCCTGGGCTTCAAGGCCGCGGGTTCCTTCCCCCTGCGCAGGGGCGACGGGACGGTCTTCGGCGTCCTGGCCATCTACGCGGAGGAGGCGGGGTTCTTCGGCCCCCAGGAGATCGCCCTCCTCGAGGAGGTCTGCCTGGACCTCACGTACGCCCTGGAGGACATGGACAAGGAGGAGCGCCGCAAGCGCGCCGAAGCCGAGCAGCGCGACCTCGAGCTGCGCCTTCAGCAATCCCAGAAGCTTGAGAGCCTGGGCAATCTCGCCGGCGGCGTCGCCCACGACCTGAACAACGTCCTGGGCGCCATCCTGGGCCTGGCCTCGCTCGAGATGGAGCGGGACCCGGGGAACCGGTCCATGGAGACCATCCGCCAGGCCTGCGTGCGCGGGCGCGGAGTGGTCCAGGGCCTGCTGTGCTTCGCCCGGCGGGACCTGGGGGAGATCCTGCCGGTGGATCTCAACCGGCAGGTGGAGGAGGTCGTCGGCCTCCTGAGCCGGACCACGCTCCAGAGGGTCCGGTTCGTCACCGAGCTCGCCCCGGACCTGCGCGCCGTGGAAGGCGATCCCGGCGCCCTGAACCACGCCGTCATGAACATCTGCGTCAACAGCGTGGACGCGATGCCCCAGGGCGGGACCATCACCCTGCGCACCGCCAACGGCCCCGGCGGCGAGGTGCTGCTGGACGTGGAGGACACCGGCGCGGGCATGACCGAGGAGGTCGTCCTGCGCGCCACGGAGCCGTTCTTCTCCACCAAGCCCGCCGGCAAGGGCACGGGCCTGGGCCTGGCCATGGTCTACGGCACCGTGCAGGCCCACAGGGGCACCCTCTCCATCGCCAGCCGCCCCGGGGAGGGCACGCAGGTGCGCCTGGCCTTCCCGGGTTCCGAGGACCGGCCCGTGGAGCCCGCGCCGGTGCGCGAGGGTCCCGCGGTGCGCGGCCTGGAGATCCTGGTGGTGGACGACGACGAACTCCTGCGCGAGTCCGTGACCGACGTGCTGCACTGGCAGGGCCACCAGGTGACGTGCGCGGACAGCGGCGCGGGGGCCCTGGAGGCGCTGGCCGGCCCCGCGGCCTTCGACCTGGTGATCCTCGACCTGAACATGCCCGGCATGACCGGCAACGAGGCCCTGCCGCGGATCCTGGAGCTCAGGCCCGGCCAGAAGGTCCTGGTGTCCTCGGGCTACGTGGACGCCGCCGCCCGGGCCATGGTGGAGGGCCGGCCCTCGGTGGGGCTCCTGCACAAGCCCTTCTCCGTCCAGGAACTGGCCCGGAAGATCCGCGAACTGGCCTAG
- a CDS encoding RodZ family helix-turn-helix domain-containing protein, whose amino-acid sequence MTGSGAMGEARCRELLEVDAGAGLDEIRRAHTFLKGLYSGSGLPSMDEFGPAAQARVLAEVEAAYAELCGILDAPHPPPRPLPAPAREPDRILDGPALKRTREAAGVTLDRMAAETNVRLAYLEALEEERFRDLPSAAVIVRGYLTAYLAALGLGAGATVADYALRFQRWQGKA is encoded by the coding sequence ATGACCGGATCCGGGGCCATGGGGGAGGCGCGCTGCCGCGAGCTCCTGGAAGTGGACGCCGGCGCCGGCCTGGACGAGATCCGCCGCGCCCACACGTTCCTCAAGGGGCTCTATTCCGGCTCGGGGCTGCCCTCCATGGACGAGTTCGGCCCGGCGGCCCAGGCCCGGGTCCTGGCCGAGGTGGAGGCCGCCTACGCCGAGCTCTGCGGCATCCTGGACGCGCCCCATCCCCCGCCGCGGCCGCTGCCCGCCCCGGCGCGGGAGCCGGACCGGATCCTGGACGGTCCCGCCCTGAAGCGCACCCGCGAGGCCGCGGGCGTCACCCTGGACCGCATGGCGGCCGAGACCAACGTCCGCCTCGCCTACCTGGAGGCCCTGGAGGAGGAGCGGTTCCGGGACCTGCCCTCGGCCGCGGTGATCGTGCGGGGCTACCTCACCGCCTACCTCGCCGCCCTGGGCCTGGGCGCCGGGGCCACGGTCGCCGACTACGCCCTTCGCTTCCAGCGCTGGCAGGGCAAGGCATAG